A stretch of Myceligenerans xiligouense DNA encodes these proteins:
- the purL gene encoding phosphoribosylformylglycinamidine synthase subunit PurL, giving the protein MTAPASQAARPVLDTVENAKATPDEVQPFGELGLKQDEYQRIRDILGRRPTAAELAMYSVMWSEHCSYKSSKVHLRKFGERVTEEMKQNLLVGIGENAGVVDIGDGWAVTFKVESHNHPSFVEPYQGAATGVGGIVRDIISMGARPAAVMDQLRFGDVNHPDTARVVHGVVSGVGGYGNSLGLPNVGGELVFDSSYQGNPLVNALCLGVLRHEDIHLANATGQGNKVVLFGARTGGDGIGGASILASETFEDGVPAKRPSVQVGDPFMEKVLIECCLELFGAKVVEGIQDLGAAGISCATSELASNGDGGMHVDLDDVLLRDPTLNAGEILMSESQERMMAVVRPDKLDEFLAITSKWDVETAVIGEVNASGRLTIDHHGQRIVDVDPKTVAHEGPVYDRPYARPAWQDQLNAHGNVAAGLARPESGEELRETALRLLGSPNLASKAWVTNQYDRFVQGNTALAQPDDGGVVRVDETTGLGVALATDANGRYGKLDPRTGAALALAEAYRNVATVGAEPLAVTDCLNFGSPEHPDSMWQLVEAIEGLADACQTLGVPVTGGNVSLYNGTGEPGQIDSAIHPTPVVGVLGVLDDVRTALPSGWRTEGLSVMLLGTTRDELDGSAWADVVHGHLGGLPPQVDLEAERALAALLVAARKDELEVAAHDLSEGGLAQAVLEASLRFGVGARIALEGVTGRDKVDPFVALFSESTARVLVAVTQDHEGDLIHLADEYGVPALRLGVTGGGSVEIEGQFEIPLDEARDTHEGTLPKIFG; this is encoded by the coding sequence ATGACCGCGCCCGCGTCCCAGGCCGCCCGCCCCGTTCTCGACACGGTCGAGAACGCGAAGGCCACGCCCGACGAGGTCCAGCCGTTCGGCGAGCTGGGTCTGAAGCAGGACGAGTACCAGCGCATCCGCGACATCCTCGGCCGCCGTCCCACGGCCGCCGAGCTCGCGATGTACTCGGTGATGTGGAGCGAGCACTGCTCCTACAAGTCGTCGAAGGTTCACCTGCGCAAGTTCGGCGAACGCGTCACCGAGGAGATGAAGCAGAACCTGCTCGTCGGCATCGGCGAGAACGCCGGCGTCGTCGACATCGGCGACGGCTGGGCCGTGACCTTCAAGGTCGAGTCGCACAACCACCCGTCGTTCGTGGAGCCGTACCAGGGCGCCGCGACCGGCGTCGGCGGCATCGTGCGCGACATCATCTCGATGGGCGCCCGGCCCGCCGCCGTCATGGACCAGCTCCGGTTCGGCGACGTCAACCACCCCGACACCGCACGGGTGGTGCACGGCGTCGTCAGCGGTGTCGGTGGCTACGGCAACTCGCTCGGCCTGCCCAACGTCGGCGGCGAGCTCGTCTTCGACAGTTCCTACCAGGGCAACCCGCTGGTCAACGCGCTCTGCCTCGGCGTGCTCCGGCACGAGGACATCCACCTCGCCAACGCGACCGGCCAGGGCAACAAGGTGGTCCTCTTCGGTGCGCGCACCGGCGGCGACGGCATCGGCGGCGCCTCGATCCTCGCGAGCGAGACCTTCGAGGACGGCGTTCCCGCGAAGCGGCCGTCCGTGCAGGTGGGTGACCCCTTCATGGAGAAGGTGCTCATCGAGTGCTGTCTCGAGCTGTTCGGCGCGAAGGTGGTGGAGGGCATCCAGGACCTCGGCGCCGCGGGCATCTCCTGCGCCACCAGCGAACTCGCCTCCAACGGCGACGGCGGCATGCATGTCGACCTCGACGACGTCCTGCTGCGCGACCCCACGCTGAACGCCGGCGAGATCCTCATGTCGGAGTCGCAGGAGCGCATGATGGCCGTCGTGCGCCCCGACAAGCTCGACGAGTTCCTGGCGATCACGAGCAAGTGGGACGTCGAGACCGCCGTCATCGGTGAGGTCAACGCCAGCGGCCGGCTCACCATCGACCACCACGGGCAGCGGATCGTCGACGTCGACCCGAAGACCGTGGCCCACGAGGGTCCCGTCTACGACCGGCCGTACGCGCGTCCGGCGTGGCAGGACCAGCTCAACGCCCACGGGAACGTCGCGGCCGGCCTCGCTCGCCCGGAGTCCGGCGAGGAACTGCGCGAGACCGCGCTGCGCCTCCTCGGATCCCCCAACCTCGCCTCCAAGGCCTGGGTGACCAACCAGTACGACCGGTTCGTCCAGGGCAACACCGCCCTGGCCCAGCCCGACGACGGCGGCGTGGTCCGCGTCGACGAGACCACCGGTCTCGGCGTCGCGCTCGCCACCGACGCGAACGGCCGCTACGGCAAGCTCGACCCGCGCACGGGCGCCGCACTGGCACTCGCGGAGGCGTACCGGAACGTCGCCACCGTCGGTGCCGAGCCGCTCGCGGTCACCGACTGCCTGAACTTCGGTTCGCCGGAGCACCCGGACTCGATGTGGCAGCTCGTGGAGGCGATCGAGGGCCTCGCGGACGCCTGCCAGACGCTCGGTGTGCCGGTCACGGGCGGCAACGTCTCGCTGTACAACGGCACCGGGGAGCCCGGCCAGATCGACTCGGCGATCCACCCCACCCCGGTGGTCGGGGTGCTCGGCGTGCTCGACGACGTGCGCACCGCGCTGCCGTCGGGCTGGCGCACCGAAGGGCTCTCGGTGATGCTGCTCGGCACCACACGGGACGAGCTGGACGGCTCGGCGTGGGCCGACGTCGTCCACGGGCACCTGGGCGGCCTGCCGCCGCAGGTGGACCTCGAGGCCGAGCGGGCGCTCGCCGCGCTGCTCGTCGCGGCGCGCAAGGACGAGCTCGAGGTCGCGGCCCATGACCTGTCGGAGGGCGGGCTGGCGCAGGCGGTGCTCGAGGCCTCGCTGCGGTTCGGCGTCGGCGCCAGGATCGCGCTCGAGGGCGTGACCGGGCGCGACAAGGTCGACCCGTTCGTCGCGCTGTTCAGCGAGTCGACCGCGCGTGTGCTGGTGGCCGTCACCCAGGACCACGAGGGCGATCTCATCCACCTCGCCGACGAGTACGGTGTCCCGGCCCTGCGGCTGGGTGTCACGGGCGGGGGCTCGGTGGAGATCGAGGGGCAGTTCGAGATCCCGCTGGACGAGGCCCGCGACACCCACGAGGGCACGCTGCCGAAGATCTTCGGCTGA
- a CDS encoding T6SS immunity protein Tdi1 domain-containing protein — protein sequence MQMLRTFAKDAFRFGLASWRWLGISGKTPRFTTCFGDVFLESLEGWWFLDTMEGTLELRWTTAVDMYAELEAAEGRATYLMDDLVRDAEQRGLRLGRKDVFTFNPHPALGGEMTADHLTTMRFSLALNWAGTMHEQLRQEPVNSAPQPQVPSATHWVVDAPPVRVDTAHPAYAEPHPPTGSFAITGAYGYRALTETGAHHLPDTGTFPHYAPHDAHDAPPLTGQHLAATPAPREDPRPYVQAGEPPAWDDIWRR from the coding sequence ATGCAGATGCTTCGCACTTTTGCCAAGGATGCCTTCCGGTTCGGGCTGGCTTCGTGGCGATGGCTGGGCATCAGCGGCAAGACGCCTCGCTTCACCACCTGCTTCGGCGACGTCTTCCTCGAGTCGCTCGAAGGCTGGTGGTTCCTCGACACGATGGAGGGGACGCTCGAGCTCCGCTGGACCACGGCCGTCGACATGTACGCCGAGCTCGAGGCGGCCGAGGGCCGCGCGACCTACCTCATGGACGACCTCGTCCGGGATGCCGAGCAGCGAGGCCTGCGGCTGGGGCGCAAGGACGTCTTCACGTTCAACCCCCATCCCGCTCTCGGTGGCGAGATGACTGCCGACCACCTCACGACGATGCGTTTCAGCCTCGCGCTCAACTGGGCCGGGACGATGCACGAGCAGCTCCGGCAGGAGCCCGTGAACTCCGCGCCGCAGCCCCAGGTGCCGTCGGCCACGCACTGGGTCGTCGACGCACCCCCGGTCCGCGTCGACACGGCGCATCCGGCCTACGCCGAACCGCACCCGCCGACGGGGTCGTTCGCGATCACCGGGGCGTACGGCTACCGCGCCCTGACCGAGACGGGGGCCCACCACCTGCCCGACACCGGAACGTTCCCGCACTACGCCCCGCACGACGCGCACGACGCCCCGCCCCTGACCGGGCAGCACCTGGCGGCCACCCCGGCGCCGCGCGAGGACCCCCGGCCCTACGTGCAGGCCGGCGAGCCCCCGGCCTGGGACGACATCTGGCGCCGCTGA
- a CDS encoding DUF222 domain-containing protein has product MGGSTTTGGSVVVTNGAVTVEAEREGFRSLAEAIDAVAAVDALLASLAASRAVLMSDLGAWAGAHVEEIVPEAVGGDEAVAREAEGIAAGIVADRLADVLRVSPEAAAGLVEESRALVHQHPRTLAALRGGTISYGHAQTILGYTCGLHRGGRAALETRLLRHARKATVAELSQIARIERERRLRAPGRRRAERAERQRRQMSSQAGGSPACT; this is encoded by the coding sequence ATGGGCGGTAGCACAACCACAGGCGGTTCGGTCGTCGTGACGAACGGTGCGGTCACCGTGGAGGCGGAGCGCGAAGGGTTCCGGTCGCTCGCGGAGGCGATCGACGCGGTCGCGGCGGTGGACGCGCTGCTGGCGTCACTCGCCGCGTCGCGCGCGGTGCTGATGAGCGACCTCGGTGCGTGGGCGGGCGCGCACGTCGAGGAGATCGTGCCGGAGGCGGTCGGCGGCGACGAAGCTGTCGCGCGGGAGGCCGAGGGCATCGCCGCGGGGATCGTCGCGGACCGGCTGGCGGACGTCCTGCGCGTGTCGCCGGAGGCGGCGGCGGGACTCGTCGAGGAGTCGCGCGCTCTGGTGCACCAGCACCCGCGCACGCTCGCGGCGCTGCGCGGCGGCACGATCTCCTACGGGCATGCCCAGACCATCCTCGGGTACACCTGCGGCCTGCATCGCGGCGGGCGTGCCGCGCTGGAGACGCGGCTGCTGCGACACGCGCGGAAGGCCACGGTGGCCGAGCTGAGCCAGATCGCGCGGATCGAGCGGGAGCGTCGGCTGCGGGCGCCGGGACGCCGTCGTGCGGAGCGTGCCGAGCGTCAGCGGCGCCAGATGTCGTCCCAGGCCGGGGGCTCGCCGGCCTGCACGTAG
- a CDS encoding DUF2599 domain-containing protein produces the protein MRASHVIVAAAAALVLAALVASRAELGEGGGDPAPTATSAGSQASPGRTGLATTPDPTPLERRTVTVAGVDLEITAAEVTVGDPGQEGTRRVTTSGAPTYTTATAGAKVVEHADESVTVLHDGTPVAALTRAAPRTTGESADTPSGTTALTLGDDALGSATWALREGEGGRSLAVVPEPWVRGGGEATLDLLGAQLAAAEPETGSDTMRDQLACHHLGAPDKASWNLEPWRPDVGMFGTIAARCNPADS, from the coding sequence GTGCGAGCCTCACACGTCATCGTCGCCGCGGCCGCCGCCCTCGTGCTGGCCGCGCTCGTCGCGTCGCGCGCGGAACTCGGCGAGGGCGGCGGCGATCCGGCACCCACCGCGACCTCCGCCGGCTCGCAGGCCTCGCCGGGCCGCACCGGCCTCGCCACGACGCCGGACCCCACCCCCCTGGAGCGCCGGACCGTCACCGTCGCGGGCGTCGACCTGGAGATCACGGCCGCCGAGGTCACGGTCGGCGACCCGGGACAGGAGGGCACGCGCCGCGTCACGACGTCGGGAGCGCCCACGTACACCACCGCGACCGCCGGCGCGAAGGTCGTCGAGCACGCCGACGAGAGCGTCACGGTGCTCCACGACGGCACCCCGGTCGCCGCCCTCACACGCGCGGCGCCCCGGACGACGGGGGAGTCGGCCGATACGCCGTCGGGCACCACCGCTCTCACGCTCGGCGACGACGCGCTCGGCTCGGCCACCTGGGCCCTGCGGGAAGGGGAGGGCGGCCGGTCGCTCGCCGTCGTCCCCGAGCCCTGGGTACGGGGTGGCGGAGAGGCGACGCTCGACCTGCTCGGCGCCCAGCTCGCCGCCGCGGAACCCGAGACCGGCAGCGACACGATGCGCGACCAGCTCGCCTGCCACCATCTGGGCGCGCCCGACAAGGCGTCGTGGAACCTGGAACCGTGGCGCCCCGACGTCGGCATGTTCGGGACGATCGCCGCACGCTGCAACCCGGCGGACTCGTGA
- a CDS encoding MaoC/PaaZ C-terminal domain-containing protein: MRPAPGGQVTARAGAPSSFTVTEFAEVPSLGGLYAKGAAGSVAKRPRAGVLLPQVAYRVPGVDTSGSAARLAEYQEVVGEPASGVLSAGFLHVLAFPLATAVMVRQDFPLGLLGMVHLRQAARVLRPVRIGDRPEILAWAENARAHRRGVQVDLVAEVLVDGVLAYRGVSTYLAKGFSVSGDAGGVPGREGAGQEAPDPDTGAAGQSAPDAGRAPWSPPLPTARWRLGKGIGPEYGAVSGDRNPIHMSALGAKAFGFPRAIAHGMYTAARALAEVGPARRGDAYEWTTEFFKPVLLPGSVDLAIRYAADSGADVAAGPAGGFVYDGWRTGRTTRHFTGTVTPL; this comes from the coding sequence GTGCGGCCAGCACCTGGTGGGCAAGTGACCGCGCGGGCCGGAGCTCCCTCGTCCTTCACCGTCACCGAGTTCGCCGAGGTGCCGTCGCTCGGCGGGCTGTACGCGAAGGGCGCGGCGGGCTCGGTGGCGAAGCGTCCCCGTGCCGGCGTCCTGCTGCCGCAGGTCGCGTACCGCGTGCCGGGCGTCGACACCTCCGGCTCCGCCGCTCGCCTGGCCGAGTACCAGGAGGTGGTGGGGGAGCCGGCGTCCGGCGTCCTGTCGGCCGGATTCCTGCACGTCCTCGCGTTTCCGCTGGCGACGGCGGTCATGGTGCGTCAGGACTTTCCGCTGGGACTGCTCGGCATGGTGCACCTGCGCCAGGCGGCCCGCGTGCTGCGGCCGGTGCGGATCGGCGACCGGCCGGAGATCCTGGCATGGGCCGAGAACGCCCGCGCACACCGGCGCGGCGTGCAGGTGGACCTCGTCGCGGAGGTGCTCGTGGACGGCGTGCTCGCGTACCGCGGGGTCTCGACGTACCTCGCGAAGGGGTTCAGCGTGTCCGGCGACGCGGGCGGTGTGCCGGGCCGGGAGGGGGCGGGCCAGGAAGCGCCGGACCCGGACACCGGAGCCGCGGGGCAGTCGGCGCCCGACGCCGGCCGTGCTCCCTGGTCACCTCCGCTGCCGACGGCGCGCTGGCGCCTCGGCAAGGGCATCGGCCCCGAGTACGGGGCGGTGTCGGGCGATCGGAACCCGATCCACATGTCCGCGCTCGGTGCCAAGGCGTTCGGGTTCCCGCGTGCCATCGCGCACGGGATGTACACGGCGGCGCGAGCGCTGGCCGAGGTCGGCCCGGCCCGGCGTGGTGACGCCTACGAGTGGACCACGGAGTTCTTCAAGCCCGTGCTGCTGCCGGGCTCGGTCGACCTGGCGATCCGCTATGCCGCGGACTCCGGTGCCGACGTCGCCGCGGGCCCGGCCGGCGGCTTCGTCTACGACGGCTGGCGCACCGGTCGGACCACCCGCCACTTCACGGGCACGGTCACGCCTCTCTGA
- a CDS encoding 3-oxoacyl-ACP reductase: MTDSYTRFANGGLKPLVKKLGLPQPAILRRYRPGSPLTVGPVLVVSDDASAPDADAVAEVLTGWDLDVRRAADLAEGEKFGAVVLVLSGAEHPEDVSGAVLTVGGTLRRLAGNGRVVTVSRAPEPGDAPVLAAARAGVEGLVRSLGKELRGGSTANGVQLTGGAAVDSVSAVATLRFFLSAKSAYVDGQILPVGPSGTAGDVDWDQPLAGKVAVVTGAARGIGAAIARTMARDGARVVVVDVPPAGEALSAVANSVNGVALQLDVTAADAADKILAAARPLGGLDILVHNAGITRDKLLANMKADRWDSVIAVNLASQLRINARLLEEGVESLRIVSLASTSGIAGNKGQTNYGYSKAGVIGHTAATAPLVAAAGGTANAVAPGFIETEMTARIPFATRSVARMMPSLAQGGEPVDIAEAICFLASDPAVGVNGQTLRVCGQHLVGK, from the coding sequence GTGACCGACAGCTATACCCGATTTGCCAACGGCGGCCTCAAGCCGCTCGTCAAGAAGCTCGGACTCCCCCAGCCCGCGATCCTGCGCCGGTACCGGCCCGGCAGCCCCCTCACCGTCGGCCCGGTCCTCGTGGTGTCCGACGACGCCTCCGCGCCGGACGCCGATGCCGTCGCCGAGGTCCTCACCGGCTGGGACCTCGACGTGCGCCGCGCGGCGGACCTGGCCGAGGGGGAGAAGTTCGGTGCCGTCGTCCTGGTGCTCTCGGGCGCCGAGCACCCCGAGGACGTCTCCGGAGCGGTCCTCACCGTCGGCGGGACCCTGCGCCGGCTCGCCGGCAACGGCCGCGTCGTCACCGTGTCCCGTGCCCCGGAGCCCGGGGACGCCCCGGTCCTCGCCGCGGCGCGCGCGGGCGTGGAGGGCCTCGTGCGTTCGCTCGGAAAGGAGCTGCGCGGCGGATCCACGGCGAACGGCGTGCAGCTGACCGGTGGCGCCGCCGTCGACTCCGTCTCCGCGGTGGCCACCCTGCGTTTCTTCCTCTCCGCGAAGTCGGCGTACGTCGACGGACAGATCCTCCCCGTCGGCCCGTCCGGTACGGCCGGGGACGTCGACTGGGACCAGCCCCTGGCGGGCAAGGTCGCGGTGGTGACCGGTGCCGCGCGCGGGATCGGCGCGGCCATCGCGAGGACGATGGCGCGCGACGGTGCGAGGGTGGTCGTCGTCGACGTACCACCGGCGGGTGAGGCGCTGTCCGCCGTCGCCAACTCCGTGAACGGTGTCGCGCTCCAGCTCGACGTCACCGCCGCGGACGCCGCCGACAAGATCCTGGCCGCCGCGAGGCCGCTCGGTGGGCTCGACATCCTGGTCCACAACGCCGGCATCACCCGCGACAAGCTGCTCGCCAACATGAAGGCCGACCGCTGGGACTCCGTCATCGCCGTCAACCTCGCCTCGCAGCTGCGCATCAACGCGCGGTTGCTGGAGGAGGGCGTCGAGAGCCTGCGGATCGTCTCCCTCGCGTCGACCTCCGGCATCGCCGGCAACAAGGGCCAGACCAACTACGGCTACTCGAAGGCCGGCGTCATCGGCCACACGGCGGCCACGGCGCCCCTCGTGGCCGCCGCGGGCGGTACGGCGAACGCCGTCGCGCCGGGCTTCATCGAGACGGAGATGACCGCGCGGATCCCGTTCGCCACCCGTTCCGTGGCGCGGATGATGCCGTCGCTGGCGCAGGGCGGAGAGCCGGTGGACATCGCCGAGGCGATCTGCTTCCTCGCATCGGACCCGGCGGTGGGCGTCAACGGACAGACACTGCGCGTGTGCGGCCAGCACCTGGTGGGCAAGTGA
- a CDS encoding acetyl-CoA C-acetyltransferase gives MASSIPTTREAVIIGGNRIPFSRAGKKYVRTSNQDMFTAALEGLVARFGLQGERLGEVVGGAVLKNSRDFNLIRESVLGSSLAPVTPAYDLQQACGTGLEAAIAVTNKIKLGQIESAVAGGTDTISDAPIAVGDRLRRALLQANHARSTGDRVKALLPVLSHPKWLAPETPDTGEPRTGLSMGEHQAITTAKWGITREAQDEIALKSHQNLYRAWEEGFFDDLVTPFRGLSRDDNVRGDTSAEKLAKLKPVFGKSLTGEDGAPQPATMTAGNSTPLTDGASAVLFGSRDWAEERNLPVLATFVDAETAGVDFVHGHEGLLMAPVAAVPRLLTRNGLTLEDIDFFEIHEAFAATVLTTLAAWEDADYCRDELGLSGAFGKVDRSKLNVNGSSLAAGHPFAATGGRILATAAKLVHARAAETGTPARALISVCAAGGLGVTALVESA, from the coding sequence ATGGCCTCTTCCATCCCCACCACCCGAGAGGCCGTCATCATCGGCGGCAACCGCATCCCGTTCTCCCGTGCCGGGAAGAAGTACGTCCGCACCAGCAACCAGGACATGTTCACGGCCGCCCTGGAGGGCCTCGTGGCACGCTTCGGCCTGCAGGGAGAGCGCCTCGGCGAGGTGGTCGGCGGCGCCGTGCTGAAGAACAGCCGCGACTTCAACCTGATCCGTGAGAGCGTGCTCGGCTCGTCCCTCGCGCCGGTGACACCCGCGTACGACCTGCAGCAGGCCTGCGGGACCGGCCTGGAGGCGGCGATCGCGGTCACCAACAAGATCAAGCTGGGCCAGATCGAGTCCGCCGTCGCAGGCGGGACCGACACGATCTCCGACGCCCCGATCGCCGTCGGCGACAGGCTGCGCCGTGCTCTGCTGCAGGCGAACCACGCGCGCAGCACCGGCGACCGCGTCAAGGCTCTGCTCCCCGTGCTGAGCCACCCGAAGTGGCTCGCGCCCGAGACGCCCGACACGGGTGAGCCGCGCACCGGTCTGTCGATGGGCGAGCACCAGGCCATCACCACCGCGAAGTGGGGAATCACCCGCGAGGCGCAGGACGAGATCGCGCTGAAGTCGCACCAGAACCTGTACCGCGCCTGGGAAGAGGGCTTCTTCGACGACCTCGTGACGCCGTTCCGCGGCCTGTCCCGCGACGACAACGTGCGCGGGGACACCTCGGCCGAGAAGCTGGCGAAGCTCAAGCCGGTCTTCGGCAAGAGCCTCACGGGTGAGGACGGCGCGCCGCAGCCGGCCACGATGACCGCGGGCAACTCCACCCCGCTGACCGACGGCGCCTCCGCGGTGCTGTTCGGCTCGCGGGACTGGGCCGAGGAGCGGAACCTGCCCGTCCTGGCGACGTTCGTCGATGCCGAGACCGCCGGCGTGGACTTCGTGCACGGCCACGAGGGGCTGCTCATGGCCCCGGTCGCCGCCGTCCCCCGCCTGTTGACCCGCAACGGCCTCACGCTCGAGGACATCGACTTCTTCGAGATCCACGAGGCGTTCGCCGCCACCGTCCTCACCACGCTCGCGGCCTGGGAGGACGCGGACTACTGCCGCGACGAGCTGGGCCTGTCGGGCGCATTCGGCAAGGTCGACCGCAGCAAGCTGAACGTGAACGGCTCCTCGCTCGCCGCCGGCCACCCGTTCGCCGCGACCGGCGGCCGGATCCTCGCCACGGCCGCGAAGCTCGTGCACGCCAGGGCTGCCGAGACCGGCACTCCGGCACGAGCCCTGATCTCGGTCTGCGCGGCGGGCGGGTTGGGCGTCACGGCACTTGTCGAGTCCGCCTGA
- a CDS encoding TetR/AcrR family transcriptional regulator: MSVGVDGRSTRWADHRTARRAELVRAARKAVHRLGPTVSMDEIAAAAGTSKSIVYRYFDDKAGLRLAVAEAVVAQMHDTLQEAAHGAATPEGALRAMVRVYLEMIEHSPNVYWFVTRTSIGGNDPISPADPPGGRDAQSPVGSSDAPLGAYLDSVIELVAEPFAQAANVTPEDAAAWAAGAVGFVRGSGEWWLGHRGTGQSVTREQLTERVSLWLWNGPVGVLHSAESAAATTA, translated from the coding sequence ATGAGCGTCGGCGTGGACGGACGATCGACTCGCTGGGCGGACCACCGCACCGCGCGCCGAGCAGAACTCGTGCGCGCGGCCCGGAAGGCCGTGCACCGCCTCGGTCCCACGGTATCCATGGACGAGATCGCCGCGGCGGCGGGGACGTCGAAGTCGATCGTGTACCGCTATTTCGACGACAAGGCCGGGCTGCGTCTCGCGGTGGCCGAGGCCGTCGTGGCGCAGATGCACGACACCCTCCAGGAGGCCGCGCACGGCGCCGCCACCCCGGAAGGGGCGCTGCGCGCCATGGTCCGGGTCTACCTGGAGATGATCGAACACTCGCCGAACGTCTACTGGTTCGTGACCAGAACATCGATCGGCGGCAACGACCCGATCTCCCCCGCCGACCCACCGGGCGGGCGCGACGCGCAGTCGCCCGTCGGCTCCTCGGACGCCCCGCTGGGCGCCTACCTGGACTCGGTGATCGAACTCGTCGCCGAACCGTTCGCGCAGGCGGCCAATGTCACTCCGGAGGACGCCGCCGCGTGGGCGGCCGGAGCCGTCGGCTTCGTGCGCGGCTCCGGCGAATGGTGGCTCGGCCACCGCGGCACCGGGCAGTCCGTCACCCGCGAGCAGCTCACCGAACGCGTGAGCCTCTGGCTCTGGAACGGTCCCGTCGGCGTCCTGCATTCCGCGGAGTCCGCCGCGGCGACCACCGCCTGA